A stretch of the Nicotiana tabacum cultivar K326 chromosome 6, ASM71507v2, whole genome shotgun sequence genome encodes the following:
- the LOC107811477 gene encoding putative aquaporin TIP3-2, with protein MAMPARRYAFGRADEATHPDSMRATLSELLSTFIFVFAGEGTVLALDKLYPETALGASRLTAIALAHALSFFAAVASSLNVSGGHINPAVTFGALVGGRISVVRAVYYWLAQLVGAVIASLLLRLATDGLRPLGFSVAAGVGNLNALVMEIVMTFGLVYTVYATAIDPRRGSLHTIAPLAIAFIVGANVLVGGPFEGGSMNPARAFGPALVGWRWRNHWIYWLGPFVGAALAGLIYEYGIIQHEAVPRPTTHQPLAPEDY; from the exons ATGGCTATGCCAGCACGGAGATATGCATTTGGGAGGGCGGATGAAGCCACCCACCCTGATTCCATGCGCGCCACCTTATCTGAGCTTCTCTCCACCTTCATCTTCGTCTTTGCCGGTGAAGGCACCGTTCTTGCTCTTG ATAAGTTGTACCCGGAGACGGCATTAGGAGCATCAAGACTGACAGCGATAGCGCTGGCGCATGCGTTATCGTTCTTTGCAGCCGTAGCCTCCAGTCTGAATGTTTCTGGAGGACACATCAACCCAGCTGTTACCTTTGGTGCGCTTGTTGGGGGCAGGATATCCGTCGTTCGTGCTGTCTACTATTGGTTAGCTCAGCTTGTAGGTGCTGTTATAGCCTCTCTCTTGTTGAGGCTCGCTACTGATGGCTTG CGGCCACTGGGATTCTCGGTGGCAGCAGGAGTTGGCAACTTGAATGCACTTGTGATGGAGATAGTGATGACGTTCGGACTAGTCTACACAGTGTATGCAACTGCCATTGATCCAAGGAGGGGAAGCTTACACACCATTGCCCCTCTTGCCATTGCTTTCATTGTGGGGGCAAATGTCCTAGTGGGAGGGCCTTTTGAGGGAGGATCCATGAACCCTGCAAGGGCATTTGGGCCTGCTCTCGTCGGCTGGAGGTGGAGGAACCACTGGATTTACTGGTTGGGCCCTTTTGTGGGTGCAGCCCTGGCTGGACTTATCTACGAGTATGGGATCATACAGCATGAGGCCGTTCCGCGCCCGACCACCCATCAGCCATTGGCACCAGAAGATTACTAA